TTAATATCAATGTTTTCATAAAAACAATCAAAATAATACGCGTTTTTGCGAATTTAACAAAAAACAATATAAAGTTTTAAGAGTTTTGGTTAATGAATTAATACAGATTTAACTTAAATTTGTAACATAACCCTAAATCTTATAACTATGAAGAATTTTTACGCTCTATTTTTATTTTTGTTTTTCGCTTCTGCAAATTATGCACAGCAAACGCAATCTCTTATTGTTGACAAAGCCTGGGTAAATGAATCTGAAGAATGGTCGGATTTTCAATATGCAGGTCAAATTATTTTTTCTACCAATACACTTGCCGGAGAAGGCAGTCTAAGAATTGGAAATTATGATTTCTTATATGATATTGCCGAAGGCAAAGCAAAGTTTGCAAACAAAGCAACCTATAGCACTGCTGAATTTTCACGTCCGAGAAAAATTTCTGTTACAACAGATAAACAAGGAGTAGTTAATTCAACTTATGAAGGAACATTGGTGTTTCAGGCAGACAAAGATTATTATGCTATCCTGGTTTCGGTAACATTACTTGAAAAAGGAGGTAATATGATTGGTGTAAAAATGCATCTTAAAGATAACGCAAGAAAAGAGTACGCGTTCAGCTTAAAACCAGCAAGTTAATATTAAACCCGGGATTTTTTCACGTTTATTAAATCCTCACAATAAAATTCCAAAATTTAAAAATGGATGTATTAATAAAGATTAAAGATCGAGAAGGAGTTATACACGAATTACAGGCTCCGACTGATATGGCAATGAATATAATGGAATTATGCAAAGCATACGAACTTCCTGTCGAAGGAACCTGCGGAGGAATGGCAATGTGTGCTTCCTGCCAGTGTTATGTTCTTAATGATGTTGCATTACCAGAAATGGGAGATGAAGAAGAAGCTATGCTTTCGGAAGCGTTTTATGTTAAATCTAATAGTCGTTTAGGCTGTCAGATCCCAATTACTACAGATTTAGAAGGGCTGGAATTAGAACTTGCCCCGGAATATTAAAAACAAAAAAGCGAGAATTTATTGATTCTCGCTTTTTTATAATTCAAACCCGACAGGTTTTTAAAACCTGTCGGGTTTCTTTTAACTATATAATTCTCTTCTATATATTTTAATTCTCTTTTAGAAAATCTGCAGGATCAAAAGGTTCAAACTCTCTTTCAGAAAACGCTTCTGTTAAAATTCCTGCTGAACACAACCAGGCAATTGTTTCTTCCAACGTATTTCCAGCTTTATAAATCATTTCACTATATCTTGGCAGAATATAATATTGATTGTTTAGAAGAATGATTTCATCTCCATCAAAAGTATCTCCAATTCTAATAGACTTTAACACCTCATCTTTGGTTAAAACTTCTTTTCCTTCATCCCAAAACCAATATTCGGTTATACGGTTTTTCCATTCTTCAAGAGTCAGCACAATTGTTTCCGGAAGATAAATCCTTACATATGTTCCGCCCAAAATTCCGCTTCCGTATTCCTGAACATACTCTTTATAATCTTCATCAAACGAAATGTTCAACGTTTTTTCACACGCCAGAACATCTTCTTCATCGGCGGTAAATAAGTCCGTTTTATGCGTATTATAGTTTGGAATAATTTTGTAGTTCTCAAAATTCATAACGCTTCAATTTTAACCGCTAAGTTAAAACTATTTCTCACAAAAAAACCGTAATTACATTACTGCAATTACGGTTTTCTCTTTATAACAATTTAATCTAATCTCTAATTATACTAAACCAGCCTGAATTAAGTATTCAGCAATTTGAATGGTGTTTGTTGCTGCTCCTTTTCTTAAGTTATCGGCAACAATCCACATGTTTAATGTATTTGGCTGGCTCTCGTCACGACGGATTCTTCCAACAAATACATCATTTTTACCTTCAGCATATAACGGCATTGGGTACGTAAATGTATCTAAATTATCCTGTACAGTTACTCCGTCTGTATGATGTAAGATTTCACGAACTTCATTTACATCAAAATCATTTGTAAACTCAACGTTCACTGCTTCGCTATGTCCGCCTACAACTGGTACACGAACTGCAGTAGCTGTAACTCTAATGGTATTATCACCAATAATTTTTTGAGTTTCACGAACTAGTTTCATTTCTTCTTTAGTGTATCCGTTTTCTTCAAAACTATCACAGTGAGGAATTGCATTTCGGTGAATTGGATATTTGTAAGCCATATCTCCCTGAATTCCTGCGTATTCGTTTTCTAATTGTTTAACCGCTTTTACACCAGTTCCGGTAATAGATTGGTAAGTAGAAACAATAATTCTTTTAATGTTGTATTTTCTATGCAAAGGAGCCAAAGCCAACACCATCTGAATTGTAGAACAGTTTGGGTTTGCAATAATTTTATCCTCTTTGGTTAAAACTGAAGCATTGATTTCAGGAACAACCAATTTTTTAGTTGGATCCATTCTCCATGCTGATGAGTTGTCAATAACAGTTGTTCCTGCAGCAGCAAATTTAGGAGCCCATTCTAATGAAGTATCTCCACCTGCAGAGAAAACCGCAATATCTGCTTTCATGTCTACAGCTGTTTGTAAGCCAACAACTTTATATTTGGTTCCTTTATATTCAATCTCTTTACCTACTGATCTTTCAGATGCAACAGGGATTAATTCTGTAACAGGAAAATTTCTTTCTGCTAAAACTTTAAGCATTACTTCGCCAACCATTCCGGTAGCACCTACAACTGCTATTCTCATTTTTATATCTTTAAATAATTCTATAATCAAATTTGTACCGCAAAAATAAGTATAATAAAAGTCTCCGCAAGGCGATTCACAAAAAATAACAAAATGTTATAAATTAAACAAACATTAAAAATATTAAAACTCATACACTTTAAAATTTTCTCTACAGATTTATTTTCTTTCAATATCTGCAATCAAATATGACTTTAAATAATCTTAATCTATTATTCTAAAATCACGGGATATTTAAAATTTTCAAGTTCAAAAATTTCCTCTTCTTGTAGATCGGATTCTAAAGTTCCCCATCTGCTTCTATTTCCAAAACCAAAAAACCATTCTTCTACTTCTATAAGTTTTTCATTCTCTTTGAAATCATTTCGTCCATATTTTTTTGATTTCCAAAAGAAATTATAAGTTCCCATTATTTCTGTTTCCAATTGAATTTTAGCAGTGTCGAAATCAAATTGTCGCAATAAATTTTCAAACTTTAGAATAAATTCAGCCCAATGATATTCAATCTGTTTATAAGTTGCACCAAATGAAATTACAGGGTCTTCATAATAAGTAACCCTAGAAACGCCCTGTCCAAACATTTCAGTTCTCAATATCCATTCGTCATTTCCTAAAGACTCTATTATTCTTCTTGCATCAATAAGGTCATTGTTAATTACAATTCTTCCGTGAACTATTGACTGAAATCCCATGCTTGTAAGTTTTTGTTGTTAAAATTTTTCTTTAAAAAAAAACCGCCCCAATTAAGAAGCGGTTAAGTTAGACTTAGTGTAGCGGTATTATATTTTTATTTATTTTTTAATAAATCTCTAATTTGTGTAAGCAATTCTTCCTGAGTTGGTCCCGCTGGTGGTGGTGGCGCAACATCTTTCTTTTTAGCATGATTTATCCCTTTAATTATTAGAAACAAAACAAAAGCAACGATTACAAAGTTAATTACGGCCGAAAGAAACAATCCGTACTTAACACCTCCAAAAGCAGTTAATTCTTCTATAGTTGATAAATGAGCAGCATCTAGCGCAGGCTTCAACAACAAAGGAGTAATTACATCCTCTATAAATGAGCTTACAATTTTACCAAAAGCAGCACCAATGATCACACCGACAGCTAAATCAACTACGTTGCCTTTCATTGCAAATTCTTTAAATTCTGAAAAAAATCCCATAATTGTTAGGTTTAAGTTTATAAATATTGATATCGAAAATACGCAATTTTATTCAATTTTCTAAAATTATCTAAAAAACACGCGCTTCACGCGTTGCGAAATACTCGTCATGATCTCATAAGGAATCGTTTTTAATGCCTCAGCCATTTCCACCACAGTTGGGCTTTCGCCAAAAATTATCACCGAATCACCTTCCTTACAATCGATATGACTTACATCAACCATAAGCATATCCATGCAGACACTTCCTACGATTTTAGCTTTTTGATTTTTGATGGTAACAAAACCAACTTCATTTCCCCATAATCTCGAAATACCGTCTGCATAACCAATTGGTATTGTAGCAATTTTTGTTTCTTTTTGGGCCATAAAACGACGTCCGTAACCTACGCTGTCCCCGCACGGAATAACACGAACCTGCGAAATAATCGATTTTAAGGTTCCTACATTCTCCAGATATTTCTGCTCTGCGGGATCATTTGAAACACCATACAAACCAATTCCTAAACGAACCATATTGAATTGCGCATTCGGGAAATTGCTAATTCCGGATGTATTCAAAATATGACGAATTGGGTTTATGTTTAATTCTAATATTAATTTTGAAGATAACTGTTCGAATAAACTTATTTGCTTTTCTACAAATTCAAAATGTCTTGGTTCATCGCTTGTCGCTAAATGTGATAAAACACTTTGAACACGTACGCTCGAATTGTTTTTCAAGGTTTCTATTAATTCTTCAATTGTATTTTCTTCAAAACCTAAACGATGCATTCCTGTATCAAGTTTAATGTGAATTGGAAAATCTTTCAAATTCTTTTCTCGTGCAATTTTCAAAAAAGCATTCAGTCCTTTTAAACTATAGATCTCCGGCTCTAACTGATATTGAATAATTGAAGGAAAACTAGTCGATTCAGGATTTAAAACCATAATAGGTAATTTTACTCCGCCATTTTTCAATGAAATTCCTTCATCGGCAAAAGCCACACCCAGATAATCTACTTTATGATGTTCGAGTAATTTGGCAATTTCCAAACCTCCATTTCCGTAACCAAAGGCTTTGACCATGACCATGATTTTTACATCATTGGCCAGCTTTGATTTATAGTAATTTAAATTATGACTTATAGAATCCAGATTGATTTCGAGTACCGTTTCATGTGTTTTTTCTTCGAGAAGCGAAACAATTTCTTCAAATCGAAATGATCTTGCTCCTTTTATCAAAATCGTCTCATTATTGAAGTTTAGATTTTCAATTTCCGCTATAAACTCCGTTGTATTCTCAAACATTATGCTGTTTGGGAATTTATTTTTAAAGGAAGAAATTGTTGGTCCAATCCCAATCATGCGACTTATTTTATTATTTGAAACCAGTTGCGCCAGTTTAGAATACAATTCTTCATTTGAAAATCCGCTCTGGAAAATATCTGATAAAATAATGGTTTTGGTGGCGTTCTTTTTTTGCTGACTTTCTAAGAAATCCAAAGCAATTTTGAGCGATTGAAAATCAGAGCTATAACTATCATCAATTATACTGCAATT
The sequence above is drawn from the Flavobacterium sp. N2038 genome and encodes:
- a CDS encoding 2Fe-2S iron-sulfur cluster-binding protein, whose amino-acid sequence is MDVLIKIKDREGVIHELQAPTDMAMNIMELCKAYELPVEGTCGGMAMCASCQCYVLNDVALPEMGDEEEAMLSEAFYVKSNSRLGCQIPITTDLEGLELELAPEY
- a CDS encoding SMI1/KNR4 family protein gives rise to the protein MNFENYKIIPNYNTHKTDLFTADEEDVLACEKTLNISFDEDYKEYVQEYGSGILGGTYVRIYLPETIVLTLEEWKNRITEYWFWDEGKEVLTKDEVLKSIRIGDTFDGDEIILLNNQYYILPRYSEMIYKAGNTLEETIAWLCSAGILTEAFSEREFEPFDPADFLKEN
- a CDS encoding aspartate-semialdehyde dehydrogenase, with protein sequence MRIAVVGATGMVGEVMLKVLAERNFPVTELIPVASERSVGKEIEYKGTKYKVVGLQTAVDMKADIAVFSAGGDTSLEWAPKFAAAGTTVIDNSSAWRMDPTKKLVVPEINASVLTKEDKIIANPNCSTIQMVLALAPLHRKYNIKRIIVSTYQSITGTGVKAVKQLENEYAGIQGDMAYKYPIHRNAIPHCDSFEENGYTKEEMKLVRETQKIIGDNTIRVTATAVRVPVVGGHSEAVNVEFTNDFDVNEVREILHHTDGVTVQDNLDTFTYPMPLYAEGKNDVFVGRIRRDESQPNTLNMWIVADNLRKGAATNTIQIAEYLIQAGLV
- the mscL gene encoding large conductance mechanosensitive channel protein MscL; protein product: MGFFSEFKEFAMKGNVVDLAVGVIIGAAFGKIVSSFIEDVITPLLLKPALDAAHLSTIEELTAFGGVKYGLFLSAVINFVIVAFVLFLIIKGINHAKKKDVAPPPPAGPTQEELLTQIRDLLKNK
- a CDS encoding bifunctional UDP-N-acetylmuramoyl-tripeptide:D-alanyl-D-alanine ligase/alanine racemase; protein product: MSINLKNLVPVLDAKWLGNDTDIFVDHISIDSRSLQNGSQTLFIALSGANNDAHLYIAELIEKGVQNFVVQYIPENVKDKAHFLVVKNTLKAFQQLAGFYRNLYHFPVIGLTGSNGKTIVKEWLNFLLSPDYNIIRSPKSYNSQVGVPLSVLAINEKHNLGIFEAGISTVKEMDNLEKIIKPTIGVLTSIGSAHDEGFDDLEQKINEKLLLFKESNVIIYQKDPLVDQSLKTFCNQYEVKERALFSWSFTDNAADVFILKKETKNDNVFIQYQYQNEIFDLEIPFNDSASVENTISCLLVLLYFKYDFNTIQSRVEMLYPVHMRLEVKNGINNCSIIDDSYSSDFQSLKIALDFLESQQKKNATKTIILSDIFQSGFSNEELYSKLAQLVSNNKISRMIGIGPTISSFKNKFPNSIMFENTTEFIAEIENLNFNNETILIKGARSFRFEEIVSLLEEKTHETVLEINLDSISHNLNYYKSKLANDVKIMVMVKAFGYGNGGLEIAKLLEHHKVDYLGVAFADEGISLKNGGVKLPIMVLNPESTSFPSIIQYQLEPEIYSLKGLNAFLKIAREKNLKDFPIHIKLDTGMHRLGFEENTIEELIETLKNNSSVRVQSVLSHLATSDEPRHFEFVEKQISLFEQLSSKLILELNINPIRHILNTSGISNFPNAQFNMVRLGIGLYGVSNDPAEQKYLENVGTLKSIISQVRVIPCGDSVGYGRRFMAQKETKIATIPIGYADGISRLWGNEVGFVTIKNQKAKIVGSVCMDMLMVDVSHIDCKEGDSVIIFGESPTVVEMAEALKTIPYEIMTSISQRVKRVFFR